The Triticum aestivum cultivar Chinese Spring chromosome 5A, IWGSC CS RefSeq v2.1, whole genome shotgun sequence genomic sequence CTTGGGCTTGATCCAGGTCAGGGAGGATTGGAGATTGAATGAATTTGCTGGGCTTTTCACACTAATTTAAGGCAGATAAAATGAAAATTAGTTAGAAAATAGAAGTGACtggatagggagagagagagacttgTTCGAAACAGAGTGGGGTTGGGAATATGACAAATTTTCAGCTATGACAATGAGCAATAATTAAACTATCTGGTGGTTATGTTGTTCAGCAGGCTGAgtgcacacaaaatcactccattcGTTGGAATAAAATGAGAAGGCGCGGTGCACACAGACGCTGGTGAATCCAAGACGCGGCGACTTCTCGGTCCTGCCATCTAACTATTGCATTTACGAGTGATGCAATTTTTAAACGGGTTTGGTTTCTGTCAATAAATTAAACATGAATGagtctccaaaaataaaatactattgcaaaagggcccgtgcgttgcaacgggacaaAAAAACATATCACAATCTTCAATGTAATTATGTAACACTTATTTAATTCATTTTTTTCAAACGTCAGAAATAAAGCTACATTAAGTATTTCTTTTTGGACTATGGAATTTGGACGTATCGTAGACATGTTTGTCATGACCCATTTCAGCTCTTCGATGAAAGAGTTTTTCaatcatttttatttttgttgttCAGAAAAACATGAATATATATTTAATTTGAGAAGGATTTTTTTTCCTAATTTGTTAGAATATTTTTTAAATGGAATCATTTTTTTGAGATGGAAATGGAATCATTTTTATGGTGACTAACATTTGGAATATTATATTTCATCTGTAATAACTTTCGTGAGCATCAAACAATGATGCATCCTAAACATAATCTTAAAAATGATTAACCTGGAAGATAATAGCATATTTAAAATTTACATATTTTTCTGagaaattttcatatataacatgttagatTTGAAGTTAGGATTTGAGAGATACCACtatttttaaaatatttgaatttgaaaaaagaaatTGAACAAAGAGAAAAAGCATGTTGGGTCGAGCAgccaaaaaggaaaggaagaacggTCACGTTGTGCAgccaaaaaggaaaggaagaaaaaaaaagaaagggatTCGAACCCAGGTCTACAGAATGGAGGACACAAGATCCAACCACCCGGGTAGGACATATGCTTGTTTTATATTAGAGTGTGGCATCCTATATGAACCAGACGCGAGGCGGATGCAGCCGCAGCGAACCGTTTTTTCTCACTTATCGGTGGCATAGTGGGTAATTAGTGCGAACTTTGGGGGTAATTTTTctgacggacgaccagaaacactatttgctttattattaaTTAGGGAAAGATTTGAAGAATTCACTTCACAAGAGCACATGGTTCTAGTAACCTCTTTCATGTCATTTAATCATATGTCTTATTGATTTAGTTGCATTTTACATATTGCTTTTTTCTCATATTATTAGTTGATAGGGAAATTTTACAGATCACATGCTTATAGGAATGCCTCAATATTCTCATGGCAGAATGAGGATGGGGGATTCCGTGATCCAACATCTGTTGTACCATCAGGGCTGATGGCATTCTTTAGCAATACTAAGCCCCTTGATAAATCATGCCTTGATAAATCATGACATGAGATGGGCCTTGGATATAATCCAAACATCAGCCCTGGGTGATCTGTGGTGATGCACCTTAATTGAAATATGAACCATGGCTTTATTGGGCTAGAGAGAGTTTTTTTCCCtttcgttgcaatgcacgggcatttttgctagtacaCAATAAAAAGCTGCAACCTGATGTGATGTGGTCGCGCCCTGTGTACGGCCGAAAAAATGCAATGTTTGATGGTTCTTTCCTAAGCAGGAGCATGCACGGTTCTCAGAGACCATGAGGAGGCAATTATATCAGTGCGTGCAGGCAATTCTGTTTTTGTAATGATGCCTTAGACTCTGACCTTCTAGCCATTTAGGAAGTATATCTCTTACACTGCAGTGGTGTTCCCTGCCATTGGATTTTGAAAGCGATTGACAGTCATCAGTCATGATGATAAAGCGACTGACAGTTATGATGATAAAAAATACTCCATCGGTTCctaaatagatgacccaactttgtattaacttaaATTGATacaacggagggagtactagagaaGGCAACAAATcgaatgatgatgatcaagagTAGAGAAGGCAATAAATCAAAGTGATCAAGAGTAGAGAAGGCAACAAATCAAAGTATGTTTTTTAGGATATCAAAAGAAGCAAACGGGATTCTTGTATTACTTATATTCGACGTAGCAAATAAATCTAGTCATTTTATGACAAATTTTTATTACTCATATTCGCCATAGCAAATATATCTAGTCATTTTATGGCAAATTTTGAGAGATCCGAACGACGCATTGTTGTTTGGCTTGGATCAGCCCGCGACGCTTTAGAAAATTTTGAACTTGACTATAAACTTAGCTTTTGGAGTAACGTAAGAATTTGTTCACAAAAAAAAGTGTTAAGGTCCTTCTTTCCAAGGCGGTCTTCATTTTAGAATGATTCGCAAAAGAAAAATCTTCATTTTAGAATTAGAACGAACGTCCTCACAAATGATAAAAATGGCATGGTTTTCCTTGAACAGAAAGGAGAGCCTGATTTCCTTTAGAGAGAAACAAGTTTAGTCGTACActattttttttttgagggattttTTTTAGGGATAGTCGTACACTAATTTTTTTTCAACATAAACATAACAAACACAACGCATGCTTTATGCAGAGAAGTGTCCCTGACACGGATGCGATAAGAGACAACTTTTCGTTCAGCTTCATCTTATTATTGAACAAAGATCACGTGGAACTGGAAGGCTTTGACACGTAGCTATGCAGAGGAAGCAGCCAGCCGGAGCCGGCGGCTCAGTGCTGTCCCGACAGCTTCTCCTTGATCTTGTCCATGATTCCCTTCTTCTCGCCGGTGCCAGTGCCGGCGCCGGCCATTCCTGTGTGGCCTTGCTGCCCGTAGGCTGCACCAGTTCCAGTTCCCGGCCCGTAGGCTCCTCCAGTCCCTGTCCCCGTCGCCATGTGCTGCTGGTTGTCCTTGTGGCCGCCGGGGagcttctccttgatcttctccttcattcccttcttcttcctcccgcccaTGCCGTCGTCCTCCGAAGACTGCACAGTGTACACGCACAGAGCCATGGAAATGAACATCTAAACATACTAAAGCACAAGAATGTGTAGACATGTGTCGACAGAGAATCATACcgagctggagctggagctgcCGGACCGATGCAGTATCCCACCGGTCTTGTGCTCCTCCCTGCGGGCCTGGAACTGCCCGCCGGTGCCGGGAGCGGCGTGCGCTCCTCCGACGCCGCCGAGCGGGAACGGGTTGCCGTACTCGTCGACGCGGTTGGCGGGGTTGTCGTGCTGCCCTTGGAACTCCATCTTACTACTGCTCTTTCCTGAACCAGACTGCGAGTTGAAGTGTTGTCTGTAGCTTTGGGCTTTGGATGACAGACAGCTCGTGGGTTGTGGACTTGTGGTGTGATGCCTAGTGGATATTTATACCGTAGCGGCAGGCCGGGTTGTAACGGGATGTGGCAGGCCAGGTGGCCACTGCAGAGGGGTACGTGTGCATGCGGGTGAATCGGGACGCGCAAGTGGTCGGCGTTGGCGTACGGATAGCCGGGACGTGTGCACGCGCCGCGGTCCTGAACGTGTCGGTGGCGCCACGTACGCATTCGACTGTTCTGGAAGGATGACTTGACAGGTTAGCTCCTCGTTATATCTCGATGTCTCTACTCCAATAAATTCttaggcctctttgattcgtaacATTTTGAAAATATAGAAATAGAAAAATATAGGATTGAAGTGATATGTCACTTGAATTTTATAGGATTAGCAAAGAGTGTTTGatgtcacatgaaaaacaaaggaattgtaaaaaAGAGATCAGAGTGAatgttagatttcctatgaaatgtagtacaaataAATTCCTATGGAATTCAATCCTATAAATCGAAGGGCCGATATaagaaaaaatcctaaggattcaATCCTCCAGAAATTCTagaaaattcctttgaatcaaaggagcccttagtCGGCGACTATAATGTGTTTATCATCTATAATTTCAGACCATCGATTTTTCATCTAATGCATGTAAAGGCAAGGCATGACAATTTTGCAAAACACGTCCATCAATTTACCCAAAAATTCACGGAACTCCTTATTCTTTCTGGTTCAACCCCATATCTTTCAAACTCAAGCCACTCAATTCCTCTAGGCCTATGACACCTAGAACCTTCCCCGCCACCGGCCCCTCCGCCTGTCACCCGAACGCCaatgcccccctccccctccatctaACCGCCACCCACATCTCGCCGCCGCCTACAACGCCCTCGTTCTTCTGCGCCTCC encodes the following:
- the LOC123107951 gene encoding dehydrin Rab15-like yields the protein MEFQGQHDNPANRVDEYGNPFPLGGVGGAHAAPGTGGQFQARREEHKTGGILHRSGSSSSSSSSEDDGMGGRKKKGMKEKIKEKLPGGHKDNQQHMATGTGTGGAYGPGTGTGAAYGQQGHTGMAGAGTGTGEKKGIMDKIKEKLSGQH